From the Synergistaceae bacterium genome, the window AAAAAGTTGAAATCAAAAAAATAACAATAAAATAATAGTTTTTTCTAAAGCATGCTCTCATAGAAATGAGAGCATGCTTATTTTTATTACTAAGTTTCAGGCTGCTTTATTCTCGGAATTATAAAAAATCAATTAAATAAGGAGATTCCTATGAATAACATAAATTGTGTCCTTTCCTGCAACCTTTTTGTCATAGAACCGGAAATACAATATGTTATTTGACGACAATGTAACTCCAAACACTTTAAGCTCCCTTATGAATTCCGTTCCTGGCGGGATAATGATTTTTCATGCTTTGGAAGATAGCAGATTTTCAGTATATTACTTCAACGATGCTGTTGCATTACTTTTGGGATACTCGAAAAATGAATTTCGTACACTAATTGAAAAAGATCCATTTGTACTTGTTCATCCAGTAGACCGGGAACGAATTACACGTATAATTACACGCTTATATTTCTTACCCAAGAAAAAATCTTTTAAAGGAAATTTTCGCTTTTGTCATAAAGATGGAAGTATAAAATGGATACTATTCAAAATTAATAAAGAAGAAAAAGCAGGGGAAACGGCATTCACCGCTATCTTAATAGATATTACTCGAGAAAAAGAGTTTTCAGAAAAGCTGCTTGTTTGGGACGAACTCGACCAACTCACAAGAATCTATAATAAAAAAACATTTTTTAAAAAAACCGAAGAACTATTACATGAGTACAGAGACACAAACTTTACCTTTATTTTGTTTGATATCAATAATTTTAAAATAATCAATGACATGTTCGGCCTTGAACAGGGTGATATCGTTTTAAAAAACATTGCGAAAACCCTGAAAAACAGCTTACACCACGTAGGAACATATGGACGCCTTGAGTCGGATAATTTTGCAGCATGCATGCCTTCCTCTCTATTCAACGTAGAATCCATTATTAATGAAATAAGACAGTGCTTTATTGATTTAAATATCGATTCAGTCATCTCAATCAGCCTTGGGATCTATGAGATAGAAGATCCAACTCTTTCTGCTGATAAAATCTCCGACAGAGCACAGCTTGCTCTTAAAAGTATAAAGGAAAATTTATCACAGGAATTTGCTTTTTATGACGACAAGTTGCATGGGGTTCTCATGTTTGAACAAAAACTTTCTCTCGAAATACAAGAAGCTTTCGAGAAATCGGAATTTGAACTATATTTACAGCCAATATACAGCATTTCTGAACGTAAAACAGTCTCCGCAGAAGCGCTTATCAGATGGAACCATCCCACAAGAGGACTGCTCCCTTCAGACATCTTTGTACCAATATCTGAAAAGAAAGGCTTTGTTACAAAACTTGATACTTTTATAAGAGAAGAAGTATGTCGTTATCTAAACGAAAGACAAAAAAAGGGAAAAGAGATTTTCCCTATTTCTGTGAATCTATCTCGTCTAAACATTTACAACAATAATTTCTGTGAAGAACTTGCCAAAACCGTAAGAAACTACGGGTTAAATCCAGAATACTTGCGCGTCGAAATAACAGAAAGTGCATATATTTCAGATCCGGACAGACTTATACAATTCATTGAAAAACTAAATCATTTTGGCTTTACTGTAATGATGGACGACTTTGGGAGCGAATATTCATCTTTAAAAATGTTAAAAGAAGTTCCTGTTGATATTCTAAAAATAGATAAGTCTTTTATAAAAGACATTGAATTCTCTTCTCGTGGCAGCTCTATTTTAAGCAGTGTAATTCGTATTGCTCGTTGGCTTGACATAGGCGTGATCGCTGAGGGAGTGGAATCTGACAACCAGCTTAATTTTCTTCGCAGTATGGGTTGTGACTTTATTCAAGGGTTTCACTTTTCGAAACCTCTGACAACAAAAGCTTTCGATGAGTTTTTGGAAGGGAATTCAAACATTTCGTTATTACAAGAAGCTTCAATGCCCTTTAATAAATATGATTTAGATTTTATCTGGAAATCTGATGAACATGCAAACTTTATGTTCAACAGCATGCTAACCATTTCTGGTATTTATGAGCTCTACGAAAATAGCCTTGAAATTGTACGTGTTAACGACAGTTATTATAAAATTTTCGGAACATCTCCCGATTTATTGTCCAAAACGGCGAAAAATGCCCTGTGCAACGTACATGAAAATGATAGGGCTTTACTGCTGAACACATGCAAAATAGCGGAAAAATCACATAAGGTTGAGACTACCGAAATCAGAAGGAAGAACAATATTTCGGGTAAATTTTTATATGTAGTCGTTAACATCCGTCACTTATGCAACTTAAAAGACCGAGCTGTATTCTTTTTCACTTTTGAGGACATAACAGAAAAACAAAAACATGCCATTGATAATTCTTTCCGTAAGTGCCTCTCTATCATTAAAAATACGTATGATGAAGCATTTAAAATAGACACCATTAATCAAACCTTAACTTTGCTTCATTTATCTGAAGACACACCAGAAACAGAACCAGAAGTTCCTCTCAACAGAGCCATAGAATCCTACTTGGCCTCGGTGCATCCTGAAGATAAGAACTCTGTCATAAGCTTCTTTAATGAAACTTTTTTAAAAAAAGAGAATACAGGAGAAGATAATTTGACTATCACTTACCGCATCATAAAATCTGACAAATATAGATGGGTCACAAACACCATTTATAATTTCAATTACAGATTTGATAGACATATCTTTATTTCTTGTATAAAAAACACAGATGAAAAGAATGAACTAGAAAAAATAAAATCTGAATTAGCTTCTTGTCAAAAACATCTTGAGTTAACAGATGAAAAAGTTAGTATTTTGATGGAACACAGTGATGTAGAACTCTGGGAATACGACGGCCTCTCTGGAAACTTTTCTCTTGTGGCTAAATCCAACGATAGAGAGAACAAAAAAATATTGGTGCATAAAGACGTTTTACTCAATAAAAAAGATAGTTTTTCACAAGAATCTCTTCTAGCTTTAAAAAATATGATTAGAAAGTTAGACAACAGAGAAAGTAAGGTTTCGGCTACATACAGCGTTAAAGAAAAGAATGGCGAATTACTCTGGAAAAAGGCATTCTACACCTCAATATCCGACAAAGAACATGAAAGCGCAAAGGCTACCGGGATAGTAATAGATATTACTCAAGAAGAGAATTTACGGCGACTTCGCAACAGTGAAGCTCATTTTAAAAACCATCTTGTAAAAAATACAATTGCATTTTTTGAATGTAATTTAACTACTGATGAAATTATTACAAAAGAATTTCTGATTGAGCGGAATATCTCTCCCGACACAACTCTTGAAGAAATTATTAACAAGCACTTTATTCCAACTCTTTATCCAACAGATAGAAAACTTATACCTCTAAGAAAGACTTCCAAAGAAACCAGTACCACTTCAGTGGAAAAAGAAGAAATGGTATATTTTGAAGTTAGGATGCGTTCAATTGATGGACAATTTGATGGATATAGATGGCGAAGCGTAACAATTGACTACACTACTGACCCATTCACCTCGCAACGGCACGCTTTTGTGTATCTAAGAGATATTCACAAAAATAAAACAGAAGAGTTGCTCATGAGAGAAAAAGCCTCACACGATCCTCTTACCGGTCTTTTAAATCGAGTGGCTTTTGAAGAACAGGTAGCCGCAGCATTAGGTACGGATAGAAGATTATATGTTCCCGGAGCTTTTTTAATTATGGATATAGACAATTTCAGAAACATAAATAACTCTTTAGGACACCTTAAAGGTGATGAAGTCATACGTCATGCGGCAAAAACTCTTCGCTCTATTTTCCGTTCAAACGACATAATAGGTCGAATCGGTGGAGATGAAATGGCGGTTTTTATGACTAATATCACGAATAAGGCATTCTCTTTGAAAAAAGGTGGCATGCTTTGTGATGCATTTAAAAACTGGCAAAACAAGGAAAATCTCCAGAACATAATAACTTGCTCCGTGGGGATTGCCATGGCTCCAATCAACAATATTTCTTTTGAAAATCTCTATGATAAGGCCGACAAAGCGCTCTACCTTGCAAAGCAAAAAGGAAAAGATTGTTGTTGCTTATACGTCGATTCTGAAAAGCTCAATTAAAACCATTTTTCTTCTACGTTAACAAATAATTATCTGTGTTTCTGCTCTGTACAATACCGACTTTTTCATGTTACATGTTAAAATAGTTTTATGTATATTTAATAAAAATAAGGGGTTATCTTCATTTTAACTCCCAGTTGATTGGTGATTTTTTTTGGTCAAATCAATACTAAAAAAATATAAAATAAAAATTTTCGTAGCGCTTTCCGTGATTCTGCTGCTTTGCTTCGCTATCATGACGCAAATAGATTTTCTCGGAGATTTCGTGCTTTCTGAGTTAAATAAGGCCATAACCGAAAGATTTGCTGCGGAACTTTCTTTAAATCCTGTTTCCGGAAATCCAATTACTGGATTTCAAATAGATAATTTTTCTTTGTTACGTTCAGATAAGAAGCTGATAGAGATTGATAAAGCAGAATTAAATCTATCTTTTATAAGCTTAATAAAAGGAAAGCCGCGACTCTCTCTGCTCAAACTTGACGGCATTAGATCTGATTACGACTCTTTACTTGAGCTGATGCCAGAACAGAAATTCCCAACTAAAGAACTAGATATCCCTATCGACAAAATTCGGCTTGGACATGCTGAAATAGGTTCCCCTTGGGGGACCTTAAAATCGGAGAAGAGTTCCGTCAGGCTGTTAAATTCTTTTCACTATGACATTATTTTTAAGGGTTCTTTAGCCGAAAAGAAACTCTATGTTGCCGGCACAGTCAAGAAAGATGGAGATAATTGGCAATATAACGATGGTTCCATCGTATTTAACGATGGAAAG encodes:
- a CDS encoding EAL domain-containing protein, which codes for MNSVPGGIMIFHALEDSRFSVYYFNDAVALLLGYSKNEFRTLIEKDPFVLVHPVDRERITRIITRLYFLPKKKSFKGNFRFCHKDGSIKWILFKINKEEKAGETAFTAILIDITREKEFSEKLLVWDELDQLTRIYNKKTFFKKTEELLHEYRDTNFTFILFDINNFKIINDMFGLEQGDIVLKNIAKTLKNSLHHVGTYGRLESDNFAACMPSSLFNVESIINEIRQCFIDLNIDSVISISLGIYEIEDPTLSADKISDRAQLALKSIKENLSQEFAFYDDKLHGVLMFEQKLSLEIQEAFEKSEFELYLQPIYSISERKTVSAEALIRWNHPTRGLLPSDIFVPISEKKGFVTKLDTFIREEVCRYLNERQKKGKEIFPISVNLSRLNIYNNNFCEELAKTVRNYGLNPEYLRVEITESAYISDPDRLIQFIEKLNHFGFTVMMDDFGSEYSSLKMLKEVPVDILKIDKSFIKDIEFSSRGSSILSSVIRIARWLDIGVIAEGVESDNQLNFLRSMGCDFIQGFHFSKPLTTKAFDEFLEGNSNISLLQEASMPFNKYDLDFIWKSDEHANFMFNSMLTISGIYELYENSLEIVRVNDSYYKIFGTSPDLLSKTAKNALCNVHENDRALLLNTCKIAEKSHKVETTEIRRKNNISGKFLYVVVNIRHLCNLKDRAVFFFTFEDITEKQKHAIDNSFRKCLSIIKNTYDEAFKIDTINQTLTLLHLSEDTPETEPEVPLNRAIESYLASVHPEDKNSVISFFNETFLKKENTGEDNLTITYRIIKSDKYRWVTNTIYNFNYRFDRHIFISCIKNTDEKNELEKIKSELASCQKHLELTDEKVSILMEHSDVELWEYDGLSGNFSLVAKSNDRENKKILVHKDVLLNKKDSFSQESLLALKNMIRKLDNRESKVSATYSVKEKNGELLWKKAFYTSISDKEHESAKATGIVIDITQEENLRRLRNSEAHFKNHLVKNTIAFFECNLTTDEIITKEFLIERNISPDTTLEEIINKHFIPTLYPTDRKLIPLRKTSKETSTTSVEKEEMVYFEVRMRSIDGQFDGYRWRSVTIDYTTDPFTSQRHAFVYLRDIHKNKTEELLMREKASHDPLTGLLNRVAFEEQVAAALGTDRRLYVPGAFLIMDIDNFRNINNSLGHLKGDEVIRHAAKTLRSIFRSNDIIGRIGGDEMAVFMTNITNKAFSLKKGGMLCDAFKNWQNKENLQNIITCSVGIAMAPINNISFENLYDKADKALYLAKQKGKDCCCLYVDSEKLN